Proteins found in one Xenopus laevis strain J_2021 chromosome 1L, Xenopus_laevis_v10.1, whole genome shotgun sequence genomic segment:
- the LOC121401282 gene encoding gamma-crystallin-1-like, which translates to MRIYERGDFQGQMMEFFDDCPNTYDRFRFHDIHSCNVFDGHWMFYEEPNYRGRQFYLRSGEYRRFNDWGASSPRIGSFRRVYNRF; encoded by the coding sequence ATGAGAATCTATGAAAGAGGAGATTTCCAAGGGCAGATGATGGAGTTCTTTGATGACTGCCCCAATACTTATGATCGATTCCGTTTCCATGAcattcactcctgcaatgtgtttgatggCCATTGGATGTTCTATGAGGAACCCAACTACAGGGGACGTCAGTTCTACCTGAGATCTGGAGAATACAGGAGATTCAATGACTGGGGAGCCTCAAGCCCCAGAATTGGATCATTCAGAAGAGTTTAtaacagattttaa
- the crygdl.11.L gene encoding gamma-crystallin-1-like, with protein MGKIFFYEERNFQGRHYECSSDCSDLSSYFNRCNSIRVEGGNWILYEHPSYRGHQYYLWQGEYPDFQRWMGFNDSIRSCRFVPNVSQYKMRIYERGDFQGQMMEFFDDCPNTYDRFRFHDIHSCNVFDGHWMFYEEPNYRGRQYYLRSGEYRRFNDWGASSPRIGSFRRVYNRF; from the exons ATGGGAAAG ATCTTCTTCTATGAGGAAAGGAACTTCCAAGGCCGCCACTATGAGTGCAGCTCAGACTGTTCTGACCTTTCTTCATACTTCAATCGCTGCAACTCCATCAGGGTAGAGGGTGGAAACTGGATCCTCTATGAGCACCCCAGTTACAGGGGACACCAGTATTATCTCTGGCAAGGAGAATACCCAGACTTTCAGAGATGGATGGGCTTCAATGATTCCATCAGATCCTGTCGATTTGTTCCCAATGTAA GTCAATACAAAATGAGAATCTATGAAAGAGGAGATTTCCAAGGTCAGATGATGGAGTTCTTTGATGACTGCCCCAATACTTATGATCGATTCCGTTTCCATGAcattcactcctgcaatgtgtttgatggCCATTGGATGTTCTACGAAGAACCCAACTACAGGGGACGTCAGTACTACCTGAGATCTGGAGAATACAGGAGATTCAATGACTGGGGAGCCTCAAGCCCCAGAATTGGATCATTCAGAAGAGTTTAtaacagattttaa